A stretch of Aureispira sp. CCB-E DNA encodes these proteins:
- the priA gene encoding primosomal protein N' has translation MDQLLHLLENDNEASTQRLFVSVIVPVALPKLYTYSVPLHLKDLVQVGFRVEVQFGKSKLYSALIYKIHQTEPENYIPKPILNVLDDEAVVTEKQFKLWEWMSQYYATTMGEVMNAALPAGLKLASETKITLRHDFSEDDFGNHNLNDKEYTILEALFNRVELTIAETQALINQKTIYPYIKSLMEKRLIHVNEELKNKYKSKTIDMVCLAEPYFSDSTKLRDAFEMIGTRAIRQAETLMAFIQLSKELDEVPKAALYDRAKIDSSGLKKLVDKNILEVYQKEISRLGEYEGEVIGNFKLSNAQEQALTEVKEAFEEKNVVLLHGVTGSGKTQVFVELMEEVIAKGQQVLYLLPEIALTAQIVQRLQKHFGDQIIVYHSKFNNNERVEIWHNSLNGVPIVLGARSALFLPFSNLGLIIVDEEHDPSYKQNEPAPRYNARDTAVFLSYLYQAKTLLGTATPSLETYYNVQQKKYGLVELNKRFGDATLPDIHIIDAGEETKKKRMKSHFTPQLLQAIEETLANEEQVILFQNRRGYAPVYSCNTCGWTADCVDCDVSLTYHKFSNDLHCHYCNHHRKLPKSCPACGNHGLIIKGFGTEKIEDELQIYLPNVKVARMDWDTVKGKHGHEKIIHRFANKEVDILVGTQMVTKGLDFDNVGLVGVLSADQMLHFPDFRATERAFQLLLQVSGRAGRKKKKGKVYIQAYKMDHPVLKEVKRNNFKDFFERELQERIDFAYPPFHRLIKIQLKHKKADVVDKAARFFAECLKLKLGDRILGPATPGISRIRTYYIRDIIIKLGKNSEQLNYTKQLIGDVQNHLKAQKGFSTIRTIIDVDPY, from the coding sequence ATGGATCAACTGCTCCATCTTTTGGAAAATGATAACGAAGCAAGCACACAACGATTATTTGTAAGCGTAATTGTTCCTGTTGCTCTGCCAAAACTCTATACTTATAGTGTTCCACTTCATCTCAAAGATTTAGTGCAGGTGGGCTTTCGGGTAGAAGTTCAATTTGGCAAGAGCAAATTATATTCTGCTTTAATCTACAAAATCCATCAAACAGAACCTGAGAATTATATTCCCAAACCCATTCTAAATGTATTGGATGACGAAGCTGTTGTTACAGAAAAGCAGTTCAAATTGTGGGAATGGATGAGCCAATATTATGCTACCACAATGGGGGAAGTTATGAATGCGGCGTTGCCAGCAGGCTTAAAACTAGCAAGTGAGACTAAAATTACCTTACGGCATGATTTTTCTGAAGATGACTTTGGCAACCACAACCTCAATGATAAAGAATATACCATTTTAGAGGCATTATTTAATCGGGTTGAGTTGACAATTGCCGAAACACAAGCCTTAATTAACCAAAAAACCATCTATCCTTATATCAAAAGTTTGATGGAAAAGCGCTTGATCCATGTCAATGAAGAGTTGAAGAATAAATACAAAAGCAAAACAATAGATATGGTTTGCTTGGCAGAGCCCTACTTTAGCGACTCTACCAAACTACGAGATGCCTTTGAAATGATTGGAACTCGTGCTATTCGCCAAGCAGAAACGTTGATGGCATTTATTCAATTGAGCAAGGAGTTGGACGAAGTCCCTAAAGCGGCACTTTATGATCGAGCTAAGATAGATTCTAGTGGTCTAAAAAAATTAGTCGACAAAAACATTCTAGAAGTCTACCAAAAAGAAATTAGTCGACTTGGAGAATACGAAGGGGAAGTTATTGGCAACTTTAAATTATCAAATGCTCAAGAACAAGCATTAACAGAAGTTAAGGAAGCTTTTGAAGAAAAAAATGTTGTCCTGCTACACGGAGTAACGGGAAGTGGTAAAACGCAAGTTTTTGTCGAATTAATGGAAGAAGTGATTGCCAAAGGGCAACAGGTGCTCTATTTACTACCTGAAATTGCGCTAACAGCCCAAATCGTACAACGCTTGCAAAAACATTTTGGCGATCAAATTATTGTTTATCATTCTAAGTTTAATAACAACGAACGCGTAGAAATTTGGCACAACTCTCTCAATGGAGTGCCTATTGTTTTAGGGGCTCGCTCTGCTTTGTTTCTTCCTTTTTCTAATTTGGGCTTAATCATTGTTGACGAAGAACACGACCCATCTTACAAACAAAATGAACCTGCTCCAAGGTACAATGCCCGTGATACCGCTGTATTTTTATCTTATTTATACCAAGCCAAAACGCTGCTAGGAACGGCAACGCCATCCTTAGAGACCTATTATAATGTGCAACAAAAAAAATATGGCTTGGTCGAATTAAACAAACGTTTTGGGGATGCGACTTTGCCTGATATTCATATTATAGATGCAGGAGAAGAAACTAAGAAAAAGCGTATGAAATCGCATTTTACACCTCAACTCCTTCAAGCTATTGAAGAAACGTTGGCGAATGAAGAACAAGTAATTTTGTTTCAAAATCGCCGAGGTTATGCGCCTGTTTATAGTTGTAATACCTGTGGTTGGACGGCAGACTGTGTCGATTGTGATGTTAGTTTAACTTATCATAAGTTTAGCAATGATTTACATTGCCATTATTGCAATCACCATCGAAAATTACCTAAGTCATGCCCTGCTTGTGGCAATCATGGTTTAATCATCAAAGGTTTTGGAACCGAAAAAATTGAAGATGAGCTACAAATTTACCTCCCTAATGTAAAAGTTGCTCGCATGGATTGGGACACCGTAAAAGGCAAACATGGTCATGAAAAAATTATCCATCGTTTTGCCAACAAAGAAGTAGACATCTTGGTTGGTACACAAATGGTCACCAAAGGTTTAGACTTTGATAATGTGGGGTTGGTTGGGGTACTAAGTGCCGATCAAATGTTGCACTTCCCTGATTTTAGAGCGACCGAACGAGCATTTCAACTCCTGTTGCAAGTGAGTGGTCGTGCAGGACGAAAAAAGAAAAAGGGAAAAGTATATATTCAAGCTTATAAAATGGATCATCCCGTGTTGAAAGAAGTTAAAAGAAATAATTTTAAGGACTTTTTTGAACGAGAATTGCAAGAACGAATTGATTTTGCTTACCCTCCATTTCATCGCTTAATTAAAATTCAATTAAAACATAAAAAAGCTGATGTGGTAGACAAAGCCGCTCGCTTTTTTGCGGAGTGCTTAAAACTAAAATTAGGAGATCGAATTTTAGGTCCTGCAACGCCTGGAATTTCTAGAATTCGTACTTATTATATAAGAGATATTATTATAAAATTAGGAAAAAATTCTGAGCAGCTCAATTATACCAAACAGTTAATTGGGGATGTTCAAAATCACCTAAAAGCTCAAAAAGGCTTTTCTACCATTCGAACAATTATTGATGTAGACCCTTATTAA
- a CDS encoding TIGR03862 family flavoprotein, protein MQSKKVIIIGGGAAGLIAAEQLSATCDVHIYEKGKTIGRKFLVAGNGGFNLTNAAIEDDLYQKYTPHPILQSALQSFDTQKMRAWLEKLAITTFIGSSGRVFPQKGVKPIQVLQKIKDKLLDNGVQIHCKHEFIGFNAHQLPILKHQSTTFSPQADAYIFALGGASWSVTGSNMKWLPFFEQLGISTQPFEASNCGLEVKWDAAFRDKYAGTPLKNIQVSLGSTSLKGEALITDYGLEGNAIYPIVPLIRTAFKSLQPPFLAIDFKPNNSHQNLLSKTKGKCLKTKNYAYEFNLNKAEFALIKAFTTKEEYLAPERFIEAIKHLKIPIEALRPIEEAISTIGGVSLNALNANYSLQKYPHIFVIGEMLDWDAPTGGFLLQGCFSTAMACAHYLKTKCQ, encoded by the coding sequence ATGCAGTCAAAAAAAGTTATCATTATTGGTGGTGGTGCAGCAGGGCTAATTGCAGCAGAGCAATTAAGTGCTACTTGTGACGTGCATATTTACGAAAAGGGAAAAACCATTGGTCGTAAATTCTTGGTAGCGGGCAATGGTGGTTTTAATTTGACCAATGCTGCTATAGAGGACGACCTATATCAAAAATATACGCCTCATCCTATTTTGCAATCTGCATTGCAATCTTTTGATACTCAAAAGATGCGTGCATGGCTAGAAAAATTAGCCATAACTACTTTTATTGGTAGTAGTGGTCGGGTTTTTCCTCAAAAAGGGGTTAAACCGATTCAAGTTTTGCAAAAAATTAAAGACAAACTGTTGGATAATGGTGTCCAAATTCATTGCAAACATGAATTTATAGGTTTTAATGCGCACCAATTACCTATTCTAAAACATCAATCTACTACCTTTTCACCACAAGCTGATGCTTATATTTTTGCTTTGGGCGGTGCATCTTGGTCGGTTACTGGTAGTAATATGAAATGGTTGCCTTTCTTTGAACAACTGGGAATTTCTACGCAGCCTTTTGAAGCTTCTAACTGCGGTCTTGAAGTTAAGTGGGATGCAGCGTTTAGGGATAAATACGCAGGAACACCACTAAAAAACATTCAAGTTTCTCTTGGCTCTACTTCCCTAAAAGGAGAAGCTTTGATTACAGATTATGGCTTAGAAGGGAACGCTATCTATCCTATTGTACCACTCATCCGTACTGCTTTTAAGTCCCTACAGCCTCCTTTTTTAGCCATTGATTTCAAACCCAATAACTCTCATCAAAATTTATTGAGTAAAACAAAAGGTAAATGCTTAAAAACTAAGAACTATGCTTATGAATTTAATTTAAACAAGGCAGAATTTGCCTTGATCAAAGCGTTTACAACAAAAGAGGAATACTTGGCTCCTGAACGATTTATAGAAGCCATCAAACATTTGAAAATTCCAATAGAAGCTTTACGCCCCATAGAAGAAGCTATTTCTACCATAGGTGGTGTTTCTTTGAATGCACTCAATGCCAATTATTCACTTCAAAAGTATCCTCATATTTTTGTTATTGGCGAAATGTTAGATTGGGATGCTCCTACAGGTGGTTTTTTGTTGCAAGGTTGTTTTTCTACTGCAATGGCTTGTGCCCATTATTTAAAAACTAAATGCCAATAG
- a CDS encoding YiiX family permuted papain-like enzyme → MKKNFPRVNLMFFALLILYSLTACAPEPTTPDCIYPPRKPNQIAPAFQSGDIIFQTSNSRQSKAIQLATHSPYSHVGIIYQKEGSFWVYEAIEPVQLTPLKTWIKRGQKEQYVVKRLKDADQILDEQALHSMKTIGKQYMGKHYDFYFEWSDDRIYCSELVWKIYKKAIGVELGQLQTLESFDLTDDEVQRKLQERYKGAIPLDEKVISPAAIFESELLITVPN, encoded by the coding sequence ATGAAAAAGAATTTCCCAAGAGTGAACTTAATGTTCTTTGCTTTGCTGATCCTCTATAGCTTAACTGCTTGCGCGCCTGAACCTACCACCCCTGATTGCATTTATCCTCCTCGCAAACCCAATCAAATAGCGCCTGCTTTTCAAAGTGGAGATATTATTTTTCAAACTTCTAATTCTAGACAAAGTAAAGCGATTCAGTTGGCAACGCATTCTCCTTATAGTCACGTTGGCATTATTTATCAAAAAGAAGGAAGTTTTTGGGTCTATGAAGCAATAGAACCTGTTCAATTAACTCCTCTAAAAACTTGGATTAAGCGGGGTCAAAAAGAGCAATATGTTGTCAAACGATTAAAAGATGCCGATCAAATACTCGATGAACAAGCCTTGCATTCAATGAAAACAATTGGCAAGCAATACATGGGCAAGCATTATGATTTTTATTTTGAATGGTCGGATGATAGGATTTATTGTTCGGAATTGGTCTGGAAAATTTATAAAAAAGCGATTGGGGTTGAATTGGGTCAATTGCAAACCTTAGAGTCATTTGACTTAACCGACGATGAAGTGCAAAGAAAACTACAAGAACGCTATAAGGGCGCAATTCCCTTGGATGAAAAGGTCATTTCACCTGCTGCTATTTTTGAATCTGAGCTATTAATTACGGTTCCTAACTAA
- a CDS encoding 3'-5' exonuclease yields the protein MNPMNFVAIDFETATYHRYSACAIGLVTVENGIITDKYYSLIQPPGNLYTWQTIQVHGIQPHETAGQANFLDLFPDIIKRIESQTLVAHNESFDRSVLKNSMAYYGLNYDDYDLGYRWECTCKIYRSKGYKPAKLSACCARKGIELNHHHALSDAEGCAQLYLQR from the coding sequence ATGAATCCTATGAATTTTGTAGCTATTGATTTCGAAACGGCGACCTATCACAGATACAGCGCTTGTGCTATCGGACTTGTAACGGTAGAAAATGGTATTATTACCGATAAATATTACTCTCTCATTCAACCACCTGGCAATTTATACACTTGGCAAACAATTCAAGTACATGGCATTCAGCCTCACGAAACAGCGGGTCAAGCGAACTTCCTAGATTTGTTTCCCGATATTATCAAACGAATAGAAAGTCAAACGTTGGTTGCTCATAATGAATCTTTTGACAGAAGTGTTCTAAAAAATTCTATGGCTTATTATGGTTTGAATTACGATGATTATGACCTTGGCTATCGTTGGGAATGCACCTGCAAAATCTACCGATCTAAAGGCTATAAACCTGCTAAATTGAGTGCTTGTTGTGCCCGAAAAGGAATTGAGCTCAATCATCATCATGCACTTTCGGATGCAGAGGGCTGTGCTCAATTGTATTTACAACGTTAA
- a CDS encoding aminotransferase class V-fold PLP-dependent enzyme codes for MNYCNMEEYVYLNNAATSFPKPPSVVDAVTKILIQPPLHNSRNNLSQSKQAIQQNCRKALATLFNAPSPSDIVFTSSATESLNLALKGSNWTGKHVLTTSLEHNSVLRVLKTMEREQQIRLTIINSDRYGRITLNSIEKHIQPDTVALVLNHCSNVMGTLNDLKTIGRFLKSKHISFVVDAAQSAGLYPIDVQDMFIDILTFTGHKALYGTSGIGGIYIRQNIALAPLKVGGTGAQSDLLYQPTHRPTYYEAGTSNIVGIAALDAGLQFIQTIGLDIIRQKIQKQIQIIKDSFSTYPLIRIYAPLEQQTTILSFTIDGIETADIGYLLEQNYQIIVRTGLHCAPLVNAPINAPKDGTVRVSPSFFTTNAEIEYFIKAIQEILLMTNNH; via the coding sequence ATGAACTATTGCAATATGGAAGAGTATGTCTACTTGAATAATGCCGCTACCAGCTTTCCTAAACCACCTTCGGTAGTTGATGCTGTTACGAAGATATTGATCCAACCACCTCTACATAATTCTAGAAATAACCTCTCGCAATCCAAACAGGCTATACAACAAAACTGTAGAAAGGCTCTTGCCACCTTATTTAATGCTCCCTCTCCCTCTGATATTGTCTTTACTTCTAGTGCGACAGAGTCCCTTAATCTTGCACTGAAAGGAAGTAACTGGACGGGAAAACACGTATTGACAACAAGTCTTGAGCACAACTCTGTCTTGAGAGTTTTAAAGACCATGGAACGGGAACAACAAATTCGTTTGACGATTATCAATAGTGATCGGTACGGTAGGATTACGCTCAATTCTATAGAAAAACACATACAACCAGATACCGTTGCTCTAGTCCTTAATCACTGTTCTAACGTAATGGGGACTTTAAATGACTTAAAAACAATTGGGCGTTTCTTAAAATCAAAACACATCTCTTTTGTGGTAGATGCTGCTCAAAGTGCAGGGCTTTATCCTATTGATGTTCAAGATATGTTTATTGATATTTTAACGTTCACTGGACACAAAGCACTTTATGGAACTTCTGGCATTGGTGGCATTTATATTCGACAAAATATTGCATTAGCACCGTTGAAAGTTGGTGGTACTGGCGCTCAGAGTGATTTGCTATATCAGCCCACACACCGTCCAACTTACTACGAGGCAGGCACTAGTAATATAGTAGGTATTGCTGCTCTTGATGCAGGCCTTCAGTTTATTCAAACAATAGGTCTTGATATTATTCGTCAAAAAATTCAGAAACAAATTCAAATTATAAAAGATTCCTTTTCCACTTATCCTCTAATTCGAATATACGCTCCTCTCGAACAACAAACAACCATTCTATCCTTTACCATAGATGGTATAGAAACAGCTGATATTGGCTATTTGCTAGAACAAAACTATCAAATAATCGTTCGTACAGGTTTGCACTGTGCTCCTCTTGTTAATGCGCCTATCAATGCTCCTAAAGACGGAACGGTCCGTGTTAGTCCCTCTTTCTTTACAACCAATGCCGAAATTGAATATTTTATTAAAGCAATTCAAGAAATTCTTTTAATGACAAACAACCACTAA
- a CDS encoding MBL fold metallo-hydrolase: MEELVQRFRFVVPQSKTIPQMGVNAFFVDGLLIDTGHRNAQKQVMKAFGDLPIEQIILTHHHEDHTGNLAALKQKINVPMYAHAYCAKLMESPPPVCFIERKTWGANTAVSGIQPVDKTIETNRYKFHVVHTPGHSEDHICLYEPNQGWLFSGDLYVHHYIRYFMATESVIEQIESLKKVLKLDVHRYFCSHSFKEDSFVERFTKKLQFLENFYGIVVELHQKGFSPSSIMKEIKMKEQWLIRLLSGGWLSGINMVCSAIRDAERNS; the protein is encoded by the coding sequence ATGGAAGAGCTCGTTCAGCGTTTTCGGTTTGTTGTTCCTCAGTCAAAAACAATTCCACAAATGGGAGTAAATGCTTTCTTTGTCGATGGTTTATTAATTGATACAGGGCATCGAAATGCACAAAAACAGGTCATGAAGGCGTTTGGTGATTTGCCAATAGAGCAAATTATTTTAACACACCATCACGAAGATCATACAGGCAACCTAGCAGCTTTAAAACAGAAGATAAATGTTCCTATGTATGCACATGCCTATTGTGCCAAGCTGATGGAATCCCCTCCGCCTGTTTGTTTTATAGAGCGAAAAACATGGGGGGCTAATACGGCTGTATCGGGCATTCAACCTGTTGATAAAACCATAGAAACCAATCGATACAAATTTCATGTCGTGCATACGCCTGGTCATTCGGAAGATCATATTTGCTTGTATGAACCGAATCAAGGCTGGCTGTTTTCGGGAGATTTGTATGTTCACCATTACATTCGTTATTTTATGGCAACGGAAAGTGTGATAGAGCAAATAGAGTCGCTGAAAAAAGTATTAAAATTAGATGTTCATCGGTATTTTTGTAGCCACAGTTTTAAAGAAGATTCCTTTGTAGAGCGATTTACAAAGAAATTACAGTTTTTGGAAAACTTTTATGGAATAGTAGTTGAGTTGCATCAGAAAGGGTTTAGTCCTTCAAGCATTATGAAAGAAATTAAGATGAAGGAACAGTGGTTGATTCGATTGCTATCTGGGGGCTGGCTGTCTGGTATTAATATGGTATGTTCTGCGATTAGAGATGCTGAAAGAAATAGTTAG
- the radA gene encoding DNA repair protein RadA, giving the protein MAKVQKVFACTSCGTTYSKWTGQCNACEEWNTIQEEIVVKESAKQEAKNIWRKGTKKEKPRPKKLAQIETGTTQRRETHDGELNRVLGGGIVDGSMVLIGGEPGIGKSTLMLQLALSLEAKILYISGEESEEQIKMRANRLGKTPENCYIMSDTSLSNVLMQAQLLEPDILIIDSIQTITSAHIESAPGSISQVRECATEFQRYAKESGVPVFIIGHITKEGAIAGPKVLEHIVDVVLQFEGDRNYTHRILRTIKNRFGSTSELGIYEMQGIGLREVSNPSELLLSQKEEDLSGSAIAATLEGIRPMLIETQALVSTAVYSSPQRSATGFDLRRLGMLLAVLEKRCGFQFVSNDIFLNIAGGIKVNDPAIDLAIVCALISSLEDVSLPSNICFAGEIGLSGEIRSVQRAEQRIQEANRLGFEQIFVPRFNMKGIDQKNYDIEIIPVGKVEELYNILFA; this is encoded by the coding sequence ATGGCAAAAGTTCAAAAAGTATTTGCGTGTACAAGTTGTGGAACTACTTATTCTAAATGGACAGGGCAGTGCAATGCTTGTGAGGAATGGAATACCATCCAAGAAGAAATTGTAGTTAAAGAAAGTGCTAAACAAGAGGCTAAAAATATATGGCGGAAAGGCACCAAAAAAGAAAAACCTAGACCCAAAAAATTAGCACAGATTGAAACAGGTACCACGCAACGCCGAGAGACACATGATGGTGAACTCAACCGTGTGTTGGGGGGAGGTATTGTTGATGGGTCGATGGTGCTAATAGGCGGTGAGCCAGGAATCGGTAAATCTACATTGATGCTGCAATTGGCGCTCTCTTTGGAAGCAAAAATATTGTACATTTCTGGAGAAGAAAGCGAAGAACAAATTAAGATGCGCGCAAACCGCTTGGGGAAAACACCTGAGAATTGCTACATTATGTCAGATACCAGTCTGTCTAATGTGTTGATGCAAGCACAATTGTTGGAACCTGATATTTTAATTATAGATTCTATTCAAACCATTACATCGGCACACATCGAGTCGGCACCAGGAAGCATTTCGCAAGTACGAGAATGTGCTACGGAGTTTCAGCGTTATGCCAAAGAAAGCGGTGTGCCAGTATTTATCATTGGGCACATCACAAAAGAAGGAGCTATTGCAGGACCCAAAGTGTTGGAACACATTGTAGATGTTGTGCTGCAATTTGAAGGCGATCGAAACTACACACATCGCATTTTGCGTACCATTAAGAATCGTTTTGGTTCTACTTCGGAATTAGGAATTTATGAGATGCAAGGGATTGGTTTGAGAGAAGTTTCTAATCCATCAGAATTATTATTATCACAAAAAGAAGAAGACTTAAGCGGTTCGGCTATTGCAGCTACCCTAGAAGGAATTCGACCGATGTTGATAGAAACCCAAGCACTGGTAAGTACGGCTGTTTATAGTTCCCCTCAACGTTCTGCGACAGGCTTTGATTTGCGTCGATTGGGAATGTTGTTGGCTGTATTGGAAAAACGTTGCGGGTTTCAGTTTGTGAGCAATGATATATTCCTCAATATTGCAGGAGGCATCAAAGTGAATGATCCAGCGATAGATTTGGCGATTGTTTGCGCTCTAATTTCCTCTCTAGAGGATGTTTCTTTGCCTAGTAATATTTGTTTTGCAGGAGAAATTGGTTTGTCGGGCGAAATTCGTTCTGTACAACGAGCAGAGCAACGGATTCAGGAAGCCAATCGCCTTGGATTTGAACAGATATTTGTACCTAGGTTTAATATGAAAGGAATTGATCAAAAGAATTATGATATTGAAATTATACCTGTAGGAAAAGTAGAAGAACTGTATAATATCTTATTTGCATAG
- a CDS encoding nucleoid-associated protein, giving the protein MEQNIHIDEVTMTKLVLHKVGNKSQDEGIRIAKKLFNLTDELLDVLMSYFLSGFKLEENYEFNHEVDLSMNEIYNYCSYIFDDVEANFYEQSINILKHLYDKSNHVKVKGGELYIAYFQDCIVNDEMVDAIGIFKAENKDTYLKLKLDEEEEWTLDFEEGTDISKLDKGCLVFNTSKETGYRVVSIDLKSADAKYWKDEFLMITEVQDSRFHTKSYLEMCKEFGKKAFKEEDKHERVDFLNRSKDYFEHYKEFDEAEFKEMIFEDNYEKIDAFEAHKQDFQEKLGIEDTAEEPFYIDKPVVKKAKRGFKNNIQLDTQMEIKILSSQAQADGFLERGYDEEKEMKYYKIYFNNEK; this is encoded by the coding sequence ATGGAACAGAATATACATATAGATGAAGTAACCATGACTAAATTGGTGCTTCACAAGGTTGGCAACAAATCTCAGGACGAAGGCATCCGTATTGCCAAAAAATTATTTAATCTAACGGATGAATTGTTGGATGTGTTGATGTCTTATTTCCTTAGTGGGTTTAAGTTAGAAGAAAATTATGAATTTAACCATGAGGTAGATTTGAGTATGAACGAAATTTATAATTATTGTTCGTACATTTTTGATGATGTTGAGGCTAATTTTTATGAACAGTCGATAAATATTCTAAAGCATCTATACGATAAGTCGAATCATGTAAAAGTGAAAGGGGGAGAACTCTATATTGCATATTTTCAAGATTGTATTGTCAACGATGAAATGGTAGATGCGATTGGGATTTTTAAAGCCGAAAACAAAGATACCTACCTGAAACTTAAGTTGGACGAAGAGGAGGAATGGACCTTAGATTTTGAAGAAGGGACAGATATTTCTAAACTGGATAAAGGTTGCTTAGTATTTAATACAAGCAAAGAAACAGGTTATCGAGTTGTTTCTATTGACTTAAAAAGTGCCGATGCTAAATATTGGAAAGATGAATTTTTGATGATAACAGAAGTTCAAGACAGTCGCTTTCATACCAAATCTTATCTAGAGATGTGTAAGGAGTTTGGGAAAAAGGCTTTTAAGGAAGAAGATAAACACGAGCGTGTGGATTTTCTAAATCGTTCCAAAGATTATTTTGAGCACTATAAGGAGTTTGATGAAGCGGAGTTTAAAGAAATGATTTTTGAAGATAATTATGAGAAAATAGATGCCTTTGAAGCACACAAACAGGATTTTCAAGAAAAATTAGGAATTGAAGATACAGCCGAAGAACCGTTCTATATTGATAAGCCTGTTGTTAAAAAAGCGAAACGAGGTTTCAAAAACAATATTCAATTGGACACGCAAATGGAAATTAAAATTTTATCTTCTCAAGCGCAAGCCGATGGCTTTTTGGAGCGAGGGTACGATGAAGAAAAGGAAATGAAGTATTATAAGATTTATTTTAATAATGAAAAGTAA
- a CDS encoding lipase family protein, which translates to MFKKLYLLLGYLCVLTPTIWGQGLQSYTFDPPTYEQKCIQYFNDTASGVNNVNAFILAKMTELMYLERLDYQMRYLANGCEPIDTLQSTDWFRSHCAVKDTNFQEVYAERFKHYFNNPLEIEALEESQRLDKRYDRHTRFKFIHKIHTQSARFMGIFKYKSGLDPELMVISTPETIFILFRGTDDVGKNKWAEWFGTDLRINQTPAGGALAGTRIHTGFWLSFDLIRDELIATLAQFNAKDKKIWVAGHSLGGALSVITGTYLKSYGLNVQNVYAYACPRTIGNKAFIKKANELLPNRIQRFEYFKDPITLLWAPGYKYHYVGQRNWYDEEKLGKFKLYKKAKERVVVTGGFKRYPYIDTKDRKNARRIRRNQLSGTICIGMGILHYHNPQWYVKAAYEQLTEEEKAHLPQIDDSYPYLYYGRKDCK; encoded by the coding sequence ATGTTTAAAAAACTTTACCTCTTATTGGGATATTTATGTGTATTAACGCCAACTATATGGGGGCAAGGACTCCAAAGTTATACATTTGATCCACCTACCTATGAGCAGAAATGCATTCAATATTTTAATGATACAGCAAGTGGTGTCAATAATGTGAATGCCTTTATTCTTGCTAAGATGACAGAATTGATGTATTTGGAGCGTTTGGATTATCAAATGCGTTATTTAGCCAATGGTTGTGAACCGATTGACACACTACAATCAACCGATTGGTTTCGTTCGCATTGTGCGGTCAAAGATACGAACTTTCAAGAGGTCTATGCAGAGCGGTTTAAGCATTATTTTAATAATCCATTAGAAATAGAGGCACTAGAAGAGTCACAGCGTTTGGATAAACGGTATGATCGGCATACTCGTTTTAAGTTTATTCATAAAATTCATACGCAGAGTGCTCGGTTTATGGGGATTTTTAAGTATAAATCAGGGCTAGATCCTGAATTGATGGTTATTTCAACACCTGAAACGATTTTTATTTTGTTTCGAGGAACAGATGATGTCGGAAAGAATAAATGGGCAGAATGGTTTGGAACTGATTTGAGAATTAATCAAACTCCAGCAGGCGGAGCTCTGGCAGGAACACGAATTCACACTGGGTTTTGGCTAAGTTTTGATTTGATTCGAGATGAATTAATTGCGACGTTGGCACAGTTTAATGCCAAGGATAAAAAAATATGGGTCGCAGGGCATAGTTTGGGAGGGGCACTTTCTGTGATAACGGGTACGTATTTAAAATCGTATGGTTTGAATGTACAAAATGTGTATGCGTATGCTTGTCCTCGTACAATAGGAAACAAAGCTTTTATTAAAAAAGCCAATGAATTGCTACCCAATAGAATTCAACGATTTGAATATTTTAAAGATCCTATTACGCTGCTTTGGGCGCCTGGGTACAAGTATCATTATGTTGGACAACGCAATTGGTACGATGAAGAAAAATTAGGAAAATTTAAATTGTACAAAAAAGCAAAAGAAAGAGTCGTGGTAACGGGAGGATTTAAAAGATATCCTTATATAGATACCAAAGATAGGAAAAATGCGCGCAGGATTCGACGAAATCAACTGAGTGGAACAATTTGTATTGGAATGGGAATTCTGCATTATCACAATCCTCAATGGTATGTAAAGGCTGCTTATGAACAACTAACAGAAGAAGAAAAAGCTCATTTGCCCCAAATAGATGATAGTTATCCTTATCTTTACTACGGAAGAAAAGATTGTAAATAA